In Cystobacter ferrugineus, the following proteins share a genomic window:
- a CDS encoding family 3 adenylate cyclase produces MARRTKGQYSPSLFDVAQDIIGGLPIKLIEQWLGSEQTHADALRLLQSFQVKGYNVVSDSAGLTRLSRQRGLIEILALIDQPKQLVHGLGTALGGRSVGIWAADNTQMFYPPSVRPESLVSMLLTLQDEIHRGCEIRIGLGAHFGEFYGLSGGLYGAQSDAIEGLAENHTEGGEVVITQALRELLPGGHAFTLAPKDAPPSLLGPCWVVVDGPRLKDLRRSSEPYPIPYSQAFHADLLAYQTRLEDEAFGKHLADKYLQHKTVVLIEREAHQAETPELALFDNLSLSARMKDMGLRHLASHQGEEVKVVGPLGIYVFDAIPAALGFAQLFRRELAREDISCRIGIDVGPVLLFDLPSGGRDIAGVPVNIASKLAQDLGRPGGLYLSEALAEHVDLGGFTERRATVSGVALTFHEG; encoded by the coding sequence ATGGCCAGACGCACCAAGGGGCAGTACTCCCCCTCGCTCTTCGATGTCGCGCAGGACATCATCGGGGGCCTGCCGATCAAGCTCATCGAGCAGTGGCTCGGCAGCGAGCAGACCCACGCGGACGCGCTGCGCCTGCTCCAGTCCTTCCAGGTCAAGGGCTACAACGTCGTCTCGGACTCGGCGGGACTGACCCGCTTGTCCCGGCAGCGGGGACTCATCGAAATCCTGGCGCTCATCGATCAGCCCAAGCAGCTCGTCCATGGGCTGGGGACCGCGCTGGGCGGGCGGAGCGTGGGCATCTGGGCGGCCGACAATACCCAGATGTTCTACCCGCCCTCGGTGCGTCCCGAGTCGCTCGTGTCCATGCTGTTGACGCTCCAGGACGAGATCCACCGCGGCTGTGAGATCCGCATCGGCCTGGGCGCGCACTTCGGCGAGTTCTACGGCCTGAGCGGGGGCTTGTACGGCGCGCAGTCCGACGCCATCGAGGGGCTGGCCGAAAACCACACCGAGGGCGGAGAAGTCGTCATCACCCAGGCGCTGCGCGAGTTGCTGCCGGGCGGGCACGCCTTCACCCTGGCACCCAAGGACGCGCCGCCCTCGCTGCTCGGCCCCTGCTGGGTGGTGGTGGATGGGCCCCGCTTGAAGGACCTCCGGCGCTCGAGCGAGCCCTATCCCATCCCGTACTCCCAGGCCTTCCACGCGGATCTGCTCGCCTACCAGACTCGCCTGGAGGACGAGGCCTTCGGCAAGCACCTGGCCGACAAGTACCTCCAGCACAAGACGGTCGTGCTCATCGAGCGCGAGGCCCATCAGGCCGAGACGCCCGAGCTGGCCCTGTTCGACAACCTGTCGCTGTCCGCGAGGATGAAGGACATGGGCCTGCGGCACCTGGCCTCCCACCAGGGCGAGGAGGTGAAGGTGGTGGGGCCCCTGGGCATCTACGTGTTCGACGCCATCCCCGCGGCGCTCGGCTTCGCCCAGCTCTTCCGCCGCGAGCTCGCGCGCGAGGACATCTCCTGCCGCATCGGCATCGACGTGGGCCCGGTGCTCCTGTTCGACCTGCCCTCGGGAGGCCGGGACATCGCGGGCGTGCCGGTGAACATCGCCTCGAAGCTGGCGCAGGACCTGGGCCGCCCGGGTGGGCTGTACCTGAGCGAGGCCCTGGCGGAACACGTGGACCTGGGGGGCTTCACCGAACGGCGCGCCACCGTCTCCGGCGTGGCGCTCACCTTCCACGAGGGCTGA
- a CDS encoding DUF2380 domain-containing protein, with product MNEPPRHHVLPKEFRTWFEKRGFTGEMDIDQFCVEMERAHHEAIHGGGNWKLGRQWPGEWNRMIMEALQEAEVAAGRMLTRNEVLDIVAYRRRER from the coding sequence ATGAACGAGCCCCCGCGACACCACGTGCTGCCCAAGGAGTTCCGCACGTGGTTCGAGAAGCGCGGCTTCACCGGCGAGATGGACATCGACCAGTTTTGCGTCGAGATGGAGCGAGCGCACCACGAGGCCATCCACGGTGGTGGGAATTGGAAGCTGGGCCGCCAATGGCCCGGCGAATGGAACCGCATGATCATGGAGGCGCTGCAAGAAGCCGAGGTAGCGGCTGGACGGATGTTGACGCGAAACGAGGTGCTGGACATCGTCGCGTATCGCAGGAGAGAAAGATGA
- a CDS encoding NUDIX hydrolase, producing the protein MSNGRAWQGNVKMRLYVRVRERGYDSLTAFADARPAVPLYLLAEELGKDDIAGIQVLSGLLAEAERRKQVTRFVRDVFTRLWSESVPDGWPVVIDDANRGEVAMALGTWVAYTPETHKERADKAGDALLATPPPPGWRPLGPDDELLRTLLPDEEV; encoded by the coding sequence ATGAGCAACGGACGTGCCTGGCAGGGCAACGTGAAGATGCGCCTGTATGTGCGGGTTCGCGAACGTGGTTACGATTCTCTTACTGCCTTCGCTGATGCGCGCCCTGCCGTCCCGCTGTATTTGCTGGCCGAGGAACTGGGAAAGGATGACATCGCTGGGATACAGGTGTTGAGCGGTCTGCTCGCTGAGGCAGAGCGGCGTAAGCAGGTCACACGTTTTGTGCGCGATGTATTTACGCGCCTGTGGTCAGAGAGCGTCCCCGATGGTTGGCCGGTAGTGATAGACGATGCAAACCGTGGAGAGGTTGCCATGGCTCTCGGCACGTGGGTTGCCTACACCCCGGAAACCCATAAGGAGCGCGCCGACAAAGCCGGCGACGCGCTCCTTGCAACTCCACCGCCACCTGGATGGCGCCCGCTCGGCCCTGACGACGAGTTGCTGCGCACGCTCCTGCCCGACGAGGAAGTCTGA
- a CDS encoding 3-oxoacyl-[acyl-carrier-protein] synthase III C-terminal domain-containing protein, producing the protein MSSDFALLGVGAAVPEQVRRNDDPLFEPLRRAAARGGGEHALFYGNRERRVLAPGESLATLTARAGRVALEDAGVRPEAVERLYGYVSVSEFVSPNALYAVHRELGLGQEALVIPVQADFANFLMGVVLAWEALRAGSIRHALVAVGSGWTRNVDYGQGHAIGIGDGAGAAVVGAGERLVLVDWAADTFSGEYGAMTMASRPGSGVEQPTYGIAPDAGIQAFLSSGMDGPPRLVARLLARHGIHRNDVTLISHQATRKLMDHWAAQLRPREYLDTYEDFGNMVHASLPVTLARFHRELRTKYLVMVGLGIGAHQFALLVRV; encoded by the coding sequence ATGTCGAGTGACTTCGCGCTGTTGGGGGTAGGCGCCGCGGTGCCGGAGCAGGTGCGCCGAAATGACGATCCGCTCTTCGAGCCGCTACGGCGCGCCGCCGCCCGGGGAGGAGGGGAACATGCGCTCTTCTATGGCAACCGGGAGCGCCGGGTGCTGGCGCCCGGGGAGTCGCTGGCGACGCTGACGGCGCGGGCGGGGCGGGTGGCGCTGGAGGACGCGGGGGTGCGGCCCGAGGCGGTGGAGCGGCTCTACGGCTACGTGTCCGTGTCGGAGTTCGTCTCGCCCAACGCGCTCTACGCGGTGCACCGCGAGCTGGGGTTGGGGCAGGAGGCGCTGGTCATCCCGGTGCAGGCGGACTTCGCCAACTTCCTGATGGGCGTGGTTCTGGCGTGGGAGGCGTTGCGGGCGGGGAGCATCCGGCACGCGCTGGTGGCGGTGGGCTCGGGGTGGACGCGCAACGTGGACTACGGCCAGGGCCATGCCATTGGCATTGGGGATGGGGCGGGCGCGGCGGTGGTGGGGGCGGGCGAGCGCCTGGTGCTGGTGGACTGGGCGGCGGACACCTTCAGCGGCGAGTACGGCGCGATGACCATGGCGTCGCGTCCTGGCTCGGGGGTGGAGCAGCCCACGTATGGCATTGCTCCGGATGCGGGCATCCAGGCCTTCCTGTCCTCGGGGATGGACGGGCCGCCGAGGCTCGTGGCGCGGTTGCTCGCCAGACATGGCATCCACCGCAACGACGTCACACTCATCTCCCACCAGGCCACGCGCAAGCTGATGGACCACTGGGCCGCCCAGCTCCGTCCACGCGAGTACCTGGATACCTACGAGGATTTCGGCAACATGGTTCACGCCTCCCTGCCCGTGACGCTGGCGCGCTTCCATCGCGAGCTGCGCACGAAGTACCTGGTGATGGTGGGGCTGGGCATTGGCGCGCACCAGTTCGCCCTGCTCGTGCGTGTCTGA
- a CDS encoding thiamine pyrophosphate-binding protein produces MSFSSHIEFQVDSSPALPPALLALEGQGAGGGVPREWEARGLGFRRVEEVSVTDCVVAHLEAEEVDAVFGIPGGNIAPFQQALRQHGSIRFVIASHEGGAAFMADGYARATGKLGVCLVTAGPGATNALTGVASAHLDGVPLLAISGQVATDRFGLNAIQESTGTHGVNTVEVFRQASAVSAGVVDAQSFQRLLARVLRVVHGLPGGAAHLSIPSNIARQRIRHATLPTTRGAFRARPPAAAPEDLDETFQLLRAARRPLIVLGSGAREALGTHGEAFTAFVSEQGIPVATSLRGKGLFSEDEPLSLGVLGLAGSRRAEAYVREGVDVLLVLGSRMGEWASRGFNKHLQSIDSVIQVDAQSAHIGQFLPVRLPIVADVGSVVAGLVERGRRGGPPGGERLRERWSRMVELREPVPSPRAPQAEGMVKPQQLMAELNAHLRADMDLYIDMGNCTGWASHLLRLTPPTRIFFPCGLSSMGWSCGAVIGGKLGRPERAAVAITGDGAFLMNGTELLTASRYRVGTVTLVLNDNYLGMVNHGEHAQDTTVPLEDDFYGLGDPDLAAFAESLGARAYTVDGPGQLAALLPEVLRRADELGQPQVIIARVDYREVPPYGDRFAAVASDGR; encoded by the coding sequence ATGTCCTTCTCCTCGCACATCGAATTCCAGGTCGACTCATCCCCCGCGCTGCCCCCCGCCTTGCTCGCCTTGGAGGGCCAGGGCGCGGGGGGAGGGGTTCCCCGGGAGTGGGAGGCGCGAGGCCTGGGCTTCCGGCGGGTGGAGGAGGTGTCCGTCACGGACTGCGTGGTGGCGCACCTGGAGGCGGAAGAGGTCGACGCCGTCTTCGGGATTCCCGGGGGCAACATCGCACCCTTCCAGCAGGCGCTGCGCCAGCATGGCTCCATCCGCTTCGTCATCGCCTCGCATGAGGGGGGCGCGGCCTTCATGGCGGACGGCTATGCGCGCGCCACGGGCAAGCTGGGCGTGTGCCTGGTGACGGCGGGCCCGGGGGCCACCAACGCGCTCACGGGCGTGGCCTCGGCGCACCTGGACGGCGTGCCGCTCTTGGCCATCAGCGGGCAGGTGGCCACGGATCGCTTCGGCCTCAACGCCATCCAGGAGAGCACGGGCACGCACGGGGTGAACACGGTGGAGGTGTTCCGCCAGGCGAGCGCCGTGTCGGCGGGCGTCGTGGACGCGCAGAGCTTCCAGCGTCTGCTGGCGCGGGTGTTGCGCGTGGTGCACGGGCTGCCCGGTGGGGCGGCGCACCTGAGCATCCCCTCCAACATCGCGCGCCAGCGCATCCGCCACGCCACGCTGCCCACCACCCGGGGGGCCTTCCGCGCGCGCCCGCCCGCGGCGGCTCCCGAGGATCTGGACGAGACCTTCCAACTGCTGCGCGCCGCGCGCCGGCCGCTCATCGTCCTGGGCTCCGGGGCGCGCGAGGCCCTGGGCACCCACGGCGAGGCCTTCACCGCCTTCGTCTCCGAGCAGGGGATTCCGGTGGCCACGAGCCTGCGCGGCAAGGGGCTGTTCTCCGAGGACGAGCCGCTGTCGCTGGGGGTGCTGGGGCTGGCGGGCAGCCGGCGCGCGGAGGCGTACGTGCGCGAGGGCGTGGACGTGCTGCTCGTGCTGGGCAGCCGGATGGGGGAGTGGGCCAGCCGCGGCTTCAACAAGCACCTGCAGTCCATCGACAGTGTCATCCAGGTGGATGCCCAGTCGGCCCACATCGGGCAGTTCCTGCCGGTGCGCCTGCCCATCGTCGCGGACGTGGGCTCGGTGGTGGCGGGACTGGTGGAGCGGGGGCGGCGCGGCGGCCCTCCCGGGGGAGAGCGGCTGCGTGAGCGCTGGTCGCGGATGGTGGAGCTGCGCGAGCCCGTGCCGAGCCCCCGCGCGCCCCAGGCCGAGGGCATGGTCAAGCCGCAGCAGCTCATGGCCGAGCTGAACGCGCACCTGCGTGCGGACATGGATCTGTACATCGACATGGGCAACTGCACGGGCTGGGCGTCGCACCTGCTGCGGCTCACGCCTCCCACGCGCATCTTCTTCCCGTGCGGCCTGTCCTCCATGGGCTGGTCCTGCGGGGCCGTCATCGGCGGCAAGCTGGGCCGGCCGGAGCGGGCCGCGGTGGCCATCACCGGGGATGGCGCGTTCCTGATGAATGGCACGGAGCTCTTGACCGCGTCGCGCTACCGGGTGGGCACGGTGACGCTGGTGCTCAATGACAACTACCTGGGCATGGTCAACCACGGGGAGCACGCGCAGGACACCACCGTGCCCCTGGAGGACGACTTCTACGGCCTGGGCGATCCGGACCTCGCCGCCTTCGCCGAGTCGCTCGGTGCGCGCGCGTATACCGTGGATGGGCCGGGGCAGCTCGCGGCGCTGCTGCCCGAGGTGCTGCGCCGCGCGGACGAGCTGGGGCAGCCGCAGGTCATCATCGCGCGCGTCGACTACCGCGAGGTGCCGCCGTACGGGGACCGTTTCGCCGCGGTGGCCTCGGACGGCAGGTAG
- a CDS encoding TetR/AcrR family transcriptional regulator C-terminal domain-containing protein yields the protein MRIQRERVVREALVLLDEAGIEGVTMRKLAQRLEIQAPSLYWHFANKQALLDGMADALVDPVARDVEPGLPWDEVLRRVATELRRALLSRRDGARVFAGTYIVTENILRVSEAQMGALRRAGASSRVAAWGSFSLVYYVIGFSMEEQALDPRFNPEPVDLPRSRARFASFPEERFPHVLAALDDIFDTDLDTRFAFGLERLITGLRADLPGISSS from the coding sequence ATGCGCATTCAGAGGGAGCGGGTGGTGCGGGAGGCGTTGGTGTTGCTGGACGAGGCGGGAATCGAAGGGGTGACGATGCGCAAGCTGGCGCAGCGCCTGGAGATCCAGGCCCCGTCGCTCTACTGGCACTTCGCCAACAAGCAGGCGTTGTTGGATGGGATGGCGGACGCGCTGGTGGATCCGGTGGCGCGCGACGTGGAGCCCGGGCTGCCCTGGGACGAGGTGCTGCGGCGGGTGGCGACCGAGCTGCGCCGGGCACTGCTGTCGCGCCGGGACGGGGCGCGCGTCTTCGCGGGCACCTACATCGTCACGGAGAACATCCTGCGTGTGAGCGAGGCGCAGATGGGGGCGCTGCGGCGCGCGGGCGCCTCGTCGCGCGTGGCCGCCTGGGGGAGCTTCTCCCTCGTCTATTATGTGATTGGCTTCAGCATGGAGGAACAGGCGCTCGATCCGCGCTTCAACCCCGAGCCCGTGGATCTGCCCCGGAGCCGCGCGCGCTTCGCCTCCTTCCCAGAGGAGCGCTTCCCCCACGTGCTCGCGGCGCTCGACGACATCTTCGACACGGACCTCGACACGCGCTTCGCTTTTGGCCTCGAGCGGCTCATCACCGGGTTGCGGGCCGATCTCCCCGGCATATCCTCGTCCTGA
- a CDS encoding FAD-dependent monooxygenase, with product MTREQVEVAVVGGGPVGLMLASELALGGVKVAVYERRKERVAQSRALSVHPRTLEILALRGLEQRFLARGKSLSTGHYAALDTRLDFSVLDTTFPYSLFIPQTLTEALLEERAREVGVALHRGHRVSGLWQDAEGVRLEGEREGGTFQVRARYVVGADGARSVVRSLAGISFPGTDVTTTQMLGDVILAEPPPRPVMSHTSLSGGAMLVPLGDGVHHRIVVVSPGRQHVPLSEPVTLEELAGAVREVVGTDFGMHSPAWLSRFGNETRHASRYREGRVFLVGDAAHIHMPAGGQGLNVGLQDAMNLGWKLAGVMRGLAPTSLLDSYHHERHPVGARLIQNTLSQTALMTHFNPAGMALRDTFCALLTQPHVNRMFAEQISAFDVAYPPPPLTAPEGLKVEPAVSGTRLADQPLRCEGGATRSLYSLLHEGKWLLLRRPASARLELPAPWSGWTTQLTAELSREVPGLDAWSSLLVRPDGHLGYVSH from the coding sequence ATGACACGAGAGCAGGTGGAAGTGGCCGTCGTGGGTGGAGGCCCGGTGGGGTTGATGCTGGCCAGCGAGCTGGCCCTGGGGGGAGTGAAGGTGGCGGTGTACGAGCGAAGGAAGGAGCGGGTCGCCCAGTCACGCGCCCTGTCCGTGCACCCGCGCACCCTGGAGATCCTGGCGCTCCGGGGGCTGGAGCAGCGCTTCCTGGCGCGCGGCAAGTCCCTGTCGACGGGGCACTACGCCGCGCTGGACACGCGCCTGGACTTCTCGGTGCTCGACACGACGTTCCCCTATTCGCTGTTCATCCCCCAGACGCTCACCGAGGCACTCCTGGAGGAGCGCGCACGGGAGGTGGGCGTGGCGCTGCATCGCGGCCACCGCGTCAGCGGGCTGTGGCAGGACGCCGAGGGCGTGCGGCTCGAGGGAGAGCGGGAGGGCGGGACGTTCCAGGTGAGGGCCCGGTACGTGGTGGGCGCGGATGGCGCGCGCAGCGTGGTGCGCTCGCTGGCGGGCATCTCCTTCCCGGGCACCGACGTGACGACCACCCAGATGCTGGGGGATGTCATCCTCGCGGAGCCTCCCCCTCGGCCCGTGATGTCGCACACGAGCCTGAGTGGCGGCGCGATGCTCGTCCCCCTCGGAGACGGCGTCCATCACCGGATCGTCGTGGTCTCGCCCGGCCGGCAGCACGTCCCGCTGTCCGAGCCCGTCACCCTGGAGGAGCTGGCGGGAGCGGTCCGCGAGGTGGTGGGCACGGACTTCGGGATGCACTCGCCGGCGTGGCTGTCGCGCTTCGGCAACGAGACGCGCCACGCCAGCCGCTACCGCGAGGGCCGCGTGTTCCTGGTGGGTGACGCCGCCCACATCCACATGCCGGCGGGTGGACAGGGCCTCAACGTGGGGCTCCAGGACGCGATGAACCTGGGCTGGAAGCTGGCGGGCGTGATGCGGGGCCTCGCGCCCACCTCGCTCCTCGACAGCTACCACCACGAGCGCCACCCCGTGGGCGCGCGGCTCATCCAGAACACGCTGAGCCAGACGGCGCTCATGACCCACTTCAACCCGGCGGGAATGGCCTTGCGCGACACCTTCTGTGCGCTGCTCACCCAACCCCACGTCAACCGCATGTTCGCCGAGCAGATCTCCGCCTTCGACGTGGCCTACCCCCCCCCGCCCCTCACCGCCCCGGAGGGACTGAAGGTGGAGCCCGCCGTCTCCGGCACGCGCCTGGCCGACCAACCGCTGCGCTGCGAAGGAGGCGCCACGCGTTCGCTCTACTCCCTGCTGCACGAGGGCAAATGGCTGCTGCTGCGCCGGCCCGCCTCCGCGCGCCTGGAGCTGCCCGCCCCCTGGAGCGGCTGGACGACCCAGCTCACCGCCGAGCTGTCACGCGAAGTGCCGGGCCTGGACGCCTGGAGTTCGCTCCTGGTGCGTCCGGACGGACACCTGGGTTACGTCTCGCATTGA
- a CDS encoding ATP-binding protein, giving the protein MSRGRPGVDPAPLHEFVQHVAEVFGVTSAVLVQWSPGEERLHPLALWSRGQPHEEPAVTPRGSVLDEVLRQDVFHCPEDAHARFPEDEWLRRLGAQGVLGMRVRSSREEVLGALVLMHDEPLEVASADLAWLRAFCLLASTSLEHLQTRAELDEARDFLHKTLDAIQKPIFVKDRAHRFVFTNEAFCHFMGRPEEKLLGRSDRDLVPAHEADIFWQQDERVFTTGQPNENEETHTDSTRGTRTLVTLKASFTSARGQPFLVGVIRDVSEHKRMEARLRMADRMVTVGTMAASVAHEINNPLSYVNASLNFLREQLAQEDVTRLSLDELREAVADALEGTGRVRTIVQDLRTFARADDERVEPMDIHQVIGSALRMVRHQLQEHARWELELEPVPQVLGNPARLGQVVVNLLVNALQAFVQSDPQHNRIRIASRVSDTGQVVVEVEDNGRGMAPEVLARLFTPFFTTKPTGEGTGLGLTISQSIIQAMGGRIEVSSALGQGSTFRLLLPRLS; this is encoded by the coding sequence ATGTCCAGGGGGCGGCCGGGCGTGGATCCCGCGCCCCTCCACGAGTTCGTCCAACATGTCGCCGAGGTCTTCGGCGTCACCAGTGCCGTGCTCGTGCAGTGGAGCCCCGGCGAGGAGCGGCTCCACCCCCTCGCGCTCTGGAGTCGCGGCCAGCCCCACGAGGAGCCCGCCGTCACGCCCCGGGGCAGCGTGCTGGACGAAGTGTTGCGCCAGGACGTCTTTCATTGCCCCGAGGACGCGCACGCGCGGTTTCCCGAGGATGAATGGCTGCGGCGCCTGGGCGCCCAGGGCGTGCTGGGCATGAGGGTGAGGAGCTCTCGCGAGGAAGTGCTCGGGGCCCTCGTCCTGATGCATGACGAGCCCCTGGAGGTGGCCTCCGCGGACCTCGCCTGGCTGAGGGCCTTCTGCCTGCTGGCGAGCACGTCCCTGGAGCATCTCCAGACACGGGCCGAGCTGGACGAGGCACGTGACTTCCTGCACAAGACGCTCGACGCCATCCAGAAGCCCATCTTCGTGAAGGACCGGGCGCACCGGTTCGTCTTCACGAACGAGGCGTTCTGCCACTTCATGGGCAGGCCCGAGGAGAAGCTGCTCGGCAGGTCCGACCGGGACCTCGTGCCCGCCCACGAGGCGGACATCTTCTGGCAACAGGACGAGCGGGTCTTCACCACCGGCCAACCCAACGAGAACGAGGAGACCCACACGGACAGCACGCGGGGCACCCGCACCCTCGTCACCCTGAAGGCGAGCTTCACCAGCGCCAGGGGCCAGCCCTTCCTCGTCGGCGTCATCCGCGACGTGAGCGAGCACAAGCGCATGGAGGCCCGTCTGAGGATGGCGGACCGGATGGTGACCGTGGGCACCATGGCCGCGAGCGTCGCGCACGAAATCAACAACCCGCTGTCCTATGTCAACGCGAGCCTCAACTTCCTGCGCGAGCAACTCGCCCAGGAGGACGTCACGCGGCTGTCCCTGGACGAGCTGCGCGAGGCGGTGGCCGATGCGCTCGAGGGCACCGGGCGCGTGCGCACCATCGTGCAGGACCTGAGGACCTTCGCCCGCGCGGATGACGAGCGGGTCGAGCCCATGGACATCCATCAGGTCATCGGCAGCGCGCTGCGCATGGTGCGCCACCAGCTCCAGGAGCACGCGCGCTGGGAGCTCGAGCTGGAGCCGGTGCCGCAGGTGCTGGGCAATCCGGCCCGCCTGGGCCAGGTGGTGGTGAACCTGCTGGTCAACGCGCTCCAGGCCTTCGTCCAGAGCGATCCCCAGCACAATCGGATCCGCATCGCGTCCCGGGTGAGTGACACGGGCCAGGTCGTGGTGGAGGTGGAGGACAATGGGCGGGGCATGGCCCCCGAGGTGCTCGCACGCCTCTTCACCCCCTTCTTCACCACCAAGCCCACGGGCGAGGGCACGGGACTGGGGCTCACCATCTCCCAGTCCATCATCCAGGCCATGGGGGGACGCATCGAGGTGAGCAGTGCCCTCGGCCAGGGCAGCACCTTCCGGCTGCTGCTGCCCCGCCTCTCGTGA
- a CDS encoding gamma-glutamyltransferase family protein: MRRRTFLAALPVGLSAVAHATSQQPASTPPAAPTRTTDDAPAPAPSRAEAGAVNPNLKRPDVHSGDRIAGASYASRSAAWGVNGAAATAHPLATLAAIDILRAGGSAVDAAIAANAVLGFVEPVSCGIGGDCFAMLWDPKTRKVVGLNGSGRSPRGLSLEEVRRRAVNGFVPRVGMTSVSVPGAVDAWWSLHQRYGRLKWAELFQAAIAHAQAGVPQVQTIGYYLGRNLARFLKPGSGVEETANAERVYGPGAAAAEGDVWRNPDLARTYKLIARGGREAFYAGPIAQAIERYFRRIGGWMTRADLSAHHAEWTEPLSTDYRGVDVYGLAPNSQGLSTLQMLGILRHFDLRGMGFQSAQSIHHQVEAKRLAFEDRARYFADPNFFRAPLEQLNSPAYAAERAKLIRADRVMERVMPMDAPSRGDTTYLCTADKNGMMVSLIQSNFRGMGSGLVPDGTGTGHPTLGFMFQDRGELFSLTDGHPNLYAPGKRPFQTIIPGFAVRGGEPWLAFGVMGGDMQPQGQAQIIINMVDYGLDLQAAGDSPRWHHEGSSEPTGEAQQTPGLLRLETGVPEATRKALAALGWKLGEPDGGFGGYQCIERRPGRYGAATEMRKDGVALAY, from the coding sequence ATGCGCCGCCGCACCTTCCTCGCCGCTCTTCCCGTGGGTCTCTCGGCCGTCGCCCATGCGACGTCGCAGCAGCCCGCGTCCACGCCTCCCGCCGCGCCCACTCGCACCACCGATGACGCCCCCGCGCCGGCTCCCTCCCGTGCCGAGGCCGGAGCCGTGAACCCGAACCTGAAGCGGCCCGACGTGCATTCCGGAGATCGGATCGCCGGGGCGAGCTACGCGAGCCGCTCGGCCGCATGGGGCGTGAATGGCGCGGCCGCCACGGCGCATCCCCTGGCCACCCTGGCCGCCATCGACATCCTGCGCGCGGGGGGCTCGGCGGTGGACGCGGCCATCGCCGCCAACGCGGTGCTGGGCTTCGTGGAGCCGGTGAGCTGCGGAATTGGCGGGGACTGCTTCGCCATGCTGTGGGATCCCAAGACGCGCAAGGTGGTGGGGCTGAATGGCTCGGGCCGCTCGCCCCGGGGCCTGTCCCTGGAGGAGGTGCGCCGGCGCGCGGTGAATGGGTTCGTGCCCCGGGTGGGCATGACGTCGGTCAGTGTTCCCGGCGCGGTGGATGCCTGGTGGTCCCTGCACCAGCGCTATGGCCGGCTGAAGTGGGCGGAGCTGTTCCAGGCGGCCATCGCCCACGCTCAGGCGGGAGTCCCCCAGGTGCAGACGATCGGCTACTACCTCGGCCGCAACCTCGCGCGCTTCCTGAAGCCGGGCTCGGGAGTCGAGGAGACGGCCAACGCCGAGCGTGTCTACGGCCCGGGCGCCGCGGCCGCCGAGGGTGACGTCTGGCGCAACCCGGATCTGGCACGCACCTACAAGCTCATCGCGCGGGGTGGGAGGGAGGCATTCTACGCGGGCCCGATCGCGCAGGCCATCGAGCGCTACTTCCGCCGCATCGGTGGCTGGATGACCCGCGCGGACCTGTCCGCCCACCACGCGGAGTGGACCGAGCCGCTGTCCACCGACTACCGCGGCGTGGATGTCTATGGGCTGGCGCCCAACAGCCAGGGGCTGAGCACCCTGCAGATGCTCGGCATCCTGCGCCACTTCGACCTGCGTGGCATGGGCTTCCAGAGCGCTCAATCCATCCATCATCAGGTGGAGGCCAAGCGGCTGGCGTTCGAGGACCGGGCCCGCTACTTCGCCGACCCCAACTTCTTCCGCGCGCCGCTGGAGCAGCTCAACAGCCCCGCCTACGCGGCCGAGCGCGCGAAGCTCATCCGTGCCGACCGGGTGATGGAGCGCGTGATGCCGATGGACGCGCCGAGCCGGGGCGACACCACCTACCTGTGCACCGCGGACAAGAACGGGATGATGGTGTCACTCATCCAGTCGAACTTCCGTGGCATGGGCTCGGGCCTGGTGCCGGACGGAACGGGCACGGGCCATCCCACCCTGGGCTTCATGTTCCAGGATCGGGGTGAGTTGTTCTCGCTGACCGACGGGCATCCCAACCTGTATGCGCCCGGCAAGCGGCCCTTCCAGACGATCATCCCGGGATTCGCCGTGCGCGGGGGCGAGCCGTGGCTGGCGTTCGGCGTCATGGGGGGAGACATGCAGCCCCAGGGACAGGCGCAGATCATCATCAACATGGTGGACTACGGCCTGGACTTGCAGGCAGCGGGGGACAGTCCCCGCTGGCACCACGAGGGCTCGTCCGAGCCCACGGGCGAGGCGCAACAGACGCCGGGCCTGTTGCGGCTGGAGACGGGCGTGCCCGAGGCGACGCGCAAGGCCCTGGCGGCGCTCGGGTGGAAGCTGGGCGAGCCGGATGGGGGCTTTGGCGGCTACCAGTGCATCGAGCGCCGGCCGGGCCGTTACGGCGCGGCCACGGAGATGCGCAAGGATGGGGTGGCCCTGGCCTACTAG